GTTTGACCAGCCCATCTACGAGGTCAACAACAAGCAGGGCAACGTCGACCTGGCTACCGGCAACTACTACACCGCCAACCAGCAGGGCGCAGCCGCCATCTTTGGCAACGCCCGCGCTCTGTACCACCCCGTCTATACCAACATCATGCCGCGTATCGGCTTTGCGTATAACCCGGTTCCGAGGTTCGTCCTCCGTGGCGGCTACGGCATCACCAACTACCTGGAAGGCACCGGCGCGAACCTTCGCCTCAACTTCAACCCGCCCTTCCAGCCCGCATATGCCTACACCGCGGTCGCTCCCAGCGGCAACAACGCCGGAACTCCGCTCACCGTGCAGACCGCCTTCCCCAGCAACATCTCCGGAACGCTGGCCAGCAACTTCTACCGTGCCTGGGACTCCCGCCTGCGCCCTGCCTTCATCCAGCAGTTCTCGCTGTCGACCGAGTACCAGCTCGACAACAAGACCTCCGTGGTGGTGGGCTACGTTGGTCAGACAGGTCAGCACCTGATCAACGCCCGCGCCGGCAACCAGATCCGCCAGGGACAGACCGTTGCTCCCTACGCCAACCTGGTCGGCCAGACCGGCAGCGTCGTCGTCACCGAGAGCCGCTCGATGATGAACTACAACGCCGGACAGGTGCAGGTACGCCATCGCCAGAGCATGGGCCTGGAGTACCAGGTGAACTACACCTACTCCAAGTCCATGACCAACAGCCCCGGCTTCTACGGAGTCTCCGGAGTCTCCGGCGCCAGCGCCTACTGGCAGGATGGCTATAACGCTCGTGGCGACTACGGCCCCTCCGGCATGGACGTCCGCCACAACGTGACCGGAACCATGGTCTACCAGCTCCCCTTCGGCCGCGGTCAGCACTTCGGCAGCAACATCAACCGCTTCACGGACCTCGCCGTCGGCGGATGGAAGGTCACCGGTACGGCCATGCTCTACTCCGGCCTGCCCGTCACCATCAGCGGACCCAACACCACCAGCTACAACAACCGTGCCTCGCGCGCTGACCACTACCGCAAGATGCACATCGTCAACCGCACCGTGCAGAACTGGTGGGGAACGGATCCCTCGGCCACGCCCTGCACCGCCAGCTCCTCGGGCCTGGTCGTCGACAACGGCGTCTGCGCCTATGCACCCTCACAGCCTGGCCAGTTCGGCACCTCCGGCGTCAACACGGAGCGCGCTCCGGGCTACCGCCAGATCGACCTGACCGCCGGCAAGGCCTTCCACATCACTGAGTCCCAGAACGTGGAGTTCCGCGCCGACTTCTTCAACGCCTTCAACATGGCCAGCTACAAGAACCCGGCCAACGGCGTCACCGACTCCAACTTCGGTCAGATCACCGAAACGCGCAGCCCGCAGCGTCAGATCCAGTTCTCGCTGCACTACGCGTTCTAACTTCTCACTGCACTACTCCAACCGAGCCTCATCCCATGCACGCCTCCCCGGGATGAGGCTCGTCTTTTTGCACTCCACGCTTGCATATAGTCTTGAGCCAGCAATGAAACTGCTTGCCGCGCTCCTTCTGCTTGCCTCCTCCGCTTTCGCTCAACCAGCAAAATCCATGCTGTACCTGCGCAATAACCAGCGCGGCATTGACAGCTTCCTGGCCCACCGCAGGCAGATCGACATCCTTGTCCCCACCTGGTACCAGGTGGACGCAGACGGCCACGTGACCGGCGCCCCCAACCCCACCATCCTCTCCGCCGCGCGCCAGTCCCACATCGCCGTCGTGCCCATCGTCGCTCTTTTCAACAAGGACGCAGCCCACCACCTGCTCACCACGCCCGCCGCGGAAGACAGCTTCGCTAACGGCCTTCTCGTCCTCTGCCGCGAGCATCACTACACCGGCATCCAGCTCGACATTGAAAACATTCTCGCCACCGACCGCGACCCCTTCACCGCGATGGTCCGCAAGCTCTCAGAAGCCCTGCACCGCGAGCACTTCGAGCTGCAGATCGCCGTCGTTCCACCCGCTCCCGGCCAACCCGGCGAGACCGCCTTCGGCCGCTGGATCTGGGAAGAATGGCGCGGCGTCTTCGACCTGAAAGCCATCGCTCCGTTTGTCGACGCCATCGGCCTGATGACCTACGACCAGCACACCCGCTACACCATGCCCGGCCCCGTCGCCGGATGGAACTGGACCCGGCAGAACCTCGACTACGCCCTTGCGCAGGGAGTCCCGCGCAACAAGCTCTACCTCGGCATCGCTCTCTACGGTTACCACTGGTTCACCGGCGACCCCATGTTCGACCACAAGGAGCCGCACCCCAACCTCACCGCCGACTACATCTCCTGGCGCGACTCCATGCAACTGCTGCACACCTACGCCCCCGGCAGGCTGCCGCAGTGGGACGCCGACGAACACACCGAATGGTTCTACTTCTACCGCGACCAGATGCGCGAATACATCTTCCTCACCGGCCGCCGTACCTTCGCCGACCGCTACCGCCTGGCCCAGCAGGAACACCTCGCGGGCTTCTGCTCCTGGGTCCTGGGCGAAGAAGACCCCGCCATCTGGCAGCTCCTGCCAAAGCACTAACGGACAACCCACACTCCGGGTGCCCCATATCTGCGCAGCAGATGTGGGAAATCGAGCGAAAGCGAGACCGTTTCGCTTACGGGCACGGCTTCAGTCGTGCCGAAGAATCCGACGCAAGAAACAAAGGGCGCCGGCCTCGATGGCCGGCGTTACGTTTTGATCACGGTTCTGCATCCAATCTCCCGCTCCCCCAACCCACACCCATCCATCACCACCTGCACCACCCACCACACCCCTGGCATCCCAAGCACCATCCCCGCAAACGCCCATCCAAAGTGCACATGCTCCAATGCGCGGAACACCGCCCGAACCCCATCCGCGCCGTACTCCCCATCTTCATAACGCACCCGCCGCAGACGTTGCGTTGGGTGCTCCTCCGCCGCGCGAATCACCATGCCCCGCACCTCGTGCCGCTCAAACCACAGCCGCACCTCGCTGCACGGACCACATGCAGCGCTTACCCAAAGCACCGCGGGCGCAGCATCCGGTTCCACATACGGTCTCCATCGCACACGCCAGTCCCGCACCTGCCCGCGATACCGAACCCAACGCTCTCCAAACCGCAGGCGCAGGTCCTCGCCTTCATCCCACGCCGCCAGTCCGGCGGAGTACACCACGCTGACCACAGCACCCAGCGCCAGCCATCCACTCCGCAACACAGCCGCCCATGCCAGCATCACCAGCACGCAGCTCAACTGCATCGGGTTCGCCACATAGCGATACACCCCACTCACCACCAGCCTCCGCGGCGGATCAAACGGAATCGGCGTCCCCGCGCCGCGCACCCCGAACTCCCGCGCCGCCGCCACACCCATCACGCCCAGCAGGAGCACGCATTGGACAGCAACGGCTCCCAGGGCGTTTTCCCAACGCGGGTGGGTTCGAAGCCAACACAAGCGCTGTTCCCAACCACCACCACGCAACACAAACACACACTCCGGCAGCAGAAACAGAACCACCATCCCCGCCATCACCACCTGCATCCAGGCCCTTCGGGCAGGGAAGCGCTGCACCCTCGTCCACTCACCCAGCAACACCGCGGGCAGCAGGCCTACAACCACAAACCCCGCTTCTCCCCAAAGCCACTCTCGCGAAAGCACAAGTACCGGCGAGCACATCGGCATCACCAGCAGGTCAAAACTCACCAGGGTCACTACCCGCCACGCCCACGGCAAGCTTCCCGGTAGCAACACGGGCACGGCGCCCCACAATACCACCCACCCCAGGTACGCCTCCAGCGGCATGCCACGCACAGCCGGGCCATGGACCGTAAACTTCCACCATCCCGCACGCTGATTCACCGTCTGCAACGCCCACAGCACAGGCAACAGCCACAACACCGCCACCAGCACCGCCGCGCCTGTGCGGCTACGGTTCCGTGCGGGAGCAAGAATCCATCCAGCTACCGCCATCACCATAGGTCCATACAACATCCCCACTCGCACCGCGACCTCATGTGTCATCCACGCACCTCGGGGAACTAACAACCAGGAACCAATGACTACCGTGGGTCCGCATCCGCCGCAATCAGGTAGTCCGCCGCCTGCTTCACGGCAAACCGCTCCCACGGCCCGAAGTACCACGCCGGATCAAGCCTCCGTGCATACTGGATCGTCCACCGCACCTCGCTCTGTCCCGGTGCCACTTCATGCCATCGCACCTCGCTCACCTCCCACGCCATCCATTGCCGCAGGTGTGTCTCATCGCTCACGCGTTCAAAGCGAACATACCCCGGTCCGCTGGCCGCCACCCGCATCACCAGGTCGCCTGGCCCATCGCCTTCCGCCCCGCTGAAGTGCATCCGCCGCAGATCTCCCACCCGCAGGCCGGTGCCCTGAACCGCAAGCGGGCGAGGGAAGCCTATCCGCAGAAAGCCGGGAAGAGGCGTCTCCGGCCGCAGTCCGGCAGCCAGTGCCTGCTCTACCTGTGCCGGAGCGGCCCGTACCACCCGCACCGTCTCCACCCGTTCGCTGCGCGCGAACGAGAGCGTCGGCGTCACACCCTCCAGCGCCATCGGCAACAATGCCAGCCAGGCCCAGGCAAAGACGCTGCGGTCTTTGTCCTCGCGCTGCTTCTTGCGCGCGTAATCAAGGCAAGCTCCTGTAACCAGCCCCACCGCAAAGAAGAGCGGCGACGCGAACAGGATGCACAGGTATCCCTCGCCCGCCAGTGGAGCAGCCGTGAGCAGAATAATGGCCAGCCCCTTCACAATGGCGCCCTTGGCCGTCTTCGCCTTGGGCGTAAATGCCAGTAGAACCGCCAGCACCACGGGAATACCGATAAACATCAGCCCCGTTGTTCCCAGTCCGCCGCGCCACACCGTCTTGTAGACAATTGCTCCGGCAACAGCCGCTACGGCGATCATTGCAGCCAGCATCCACTGCTCATCCGAAGGCCACCTGCCCTTGTCTTCGCGGTCCAGCTCATCTGCCCACATGGAACACCTCGATTCTGAACGTGTTCAGTATTGCGCCGCGCTAAGCCCTCGTCAAGGATTTTCTGAACACGTTCACAAACATCTATATCCAGGGGATCTTTTGTCACCCTGGAGGAATCTGCTTCTTCCGCCACAACGGGGATGCCCCATTCACGCGCAGCGTGAGCGGGAATCGAGCGGAGGGAGCAGGGGCCTTCAGGCCGCTGAAAACCTGCCAAACAAGCAAAGAACGCCGGCCTCGATGGCGGCGTCCCCCAGACTCCCTACAGCTTCCACTCCACCGGCACCACCGTCTCCGGCAGATACAACGGGTGCCACGGAATTCCCTGCTTGCTCAGCCGCAACACCTGCGGGGTCACGCTGGCCTTCTCGCAGAGCAGCCTCGCCACCTGCTCACCGCGCGCCCGCAGACGTTTGTCCACCGGAGTTCCATAGGCAAAGACCACCACATCCGAGTCCTTCGCCATCTCGATCAGGTAGCGATCATTCTCCGGACCCACCGGGTCCTCCACTTCCAGAAGACGCTTCTGCTCGGTCGCGCGATAAGCGAAGGTGTTGCCCACATACAGCCCGCCGTAACCCCACTTCCGCGCCAGGCGGCCGCACTTGGCCACCGTCGGATCGTCCACGTCGATGTCGGCGGTGCTCGGATTCATCATTACGAACAGGATGTGAGGTTTCGCCTCATCCCAGATGCGTTTCAGCGTGTAGCGGTACTCGTTGTGTTTCCCGCCAAACTCCGCCGTGCTCGTCGCTCCGGCGTAGACCGCCAGCCGCACCTTGCCTCCCGGGTCGTGCGCTTTCACCTTCTTCGCCATCGTCAGCCTTTTACTCCCGCCGCGGCGATCATGCGTCCGGTCACGCCCTTCTCCGCCCGGTGCGAGAAGAAACGGTCCAGCTGGTGCGCCGTGCATTCACCCAGAACGGTCACGCTCTCCGGTCTCAGGCCGCTGTCCACCAACTGCCTCCGGTTGGCTTCCCATAGATTGATCAGCCGGCCCTCGAAGAGCTCCTCCGCATACGTCCAGCGCTCGCGGAAGGCGGTACGAACCTCGTTACCTGTCTCGAAGCAGCATGGCCCAATCCCCGGTCCAATCGCACCCAGCATGTCCGCGGGAGCGGAACCGAACTCGGAAGCCATTCTCAGCACTCCTGCCTCGACAATCCCCGCGACCGTTCCCCGCCATCCGGCATGGAAGACGCCGACAGCTTTTTGTACGGGATCCACCAGGATCACCGGGATGCAGTCGGCGGTCTGGACGCCGATCAGGATGCCCGGCTCATTCGTCACCAGCCCGTCACCCTCCAGCACCGCGCGGCCATTCTCCGTGATCAGCGGTTCTAGCCCGGCATGCACCCGGTTGATGACAACTCCATGCGTCTGGCGCGTCAAAACCGTGTCTGAAACCGCATTTAAGGTCGTTCTAAGCGCAAAGATGCGCCGGTTTTCCGCCACGTTGGCGTCCGTATCTTCCTTCGTCCAGCCAAGGTTCAGGTCGTCCGGACGTCGGTAGACAGTGGAAACGCCACCCAGCCGGGTACTGAACCCATGCCACAGCCAATCGAAATCCCACGCGCGCAACACACTCATAGCTTTGATCTTAAGTGGAAAGACCCTCCTTCCGGAGGGTCTTAGAGGCAGTGAGGGAGGGTATATGGAAGTGAGTAGAAGATGTATCCGCAAGGGATGAAAAACTAGGAATTCACTGCTTCAGGAAGGATGCTTTGAATTTGCCTCTAAACTTGCCCTTATCTACTGCACGACAACAACCAAAGTTTTCCACAGGTAAATCTTGGGAATTTCATGCAACGTTTCAAACGGTTTTTCTGAATGTGGCAAAAATTTGCCACATTCAGGCAATTAAATGCTGCTTTATGTCTTCCTCGCGATCGATCTGGTCGATCTTGCTGCGGAGAGAGCGGTAGCTGATGCCCAGCCGTTCTGCTGCTGCTTTGCGGTTCCAGCGGACGGTCTCCAGCGTCTCCAGGATCAGCCGGCGTTCTGCCTGCCAGGCGGCACGCTTGCCCACTTCCAACAGGCTGGCGCCTGCCGGCTGGCGAGCGGGCTCTGAAGCGGTTGCAGCCGCCACCGGTGCAGGGGCGGGGGCGGGGGCGGGAAGCGGGGCCGGTGGGTGGCTGCGGGCGGAGAGCTCGCGCAGGATCTGGGTTTCGCCGCCGACGATGACGAAGCGCTTGCACAGGTTTTCGAGCTCGCGAATGTTGCCGGGCCAGCTGTAGGCCAGCAGGGCGGACATGGCTTCGGGCGAGAAGGTGGTCTGCTCGCGGCCGTAGATGCCGGCGTATTTGTAAAGGAAGTGGCGGATCAGCGGGGCGATCTCGTCGCGGCGCTCGCGCAGGGGCGGAATGTGCACAGTGACGACGTTGATGCGGTAGAAGAGGTCTTCGCGGAAGAGCCCTTCGGCGACGCGCTGCTCGAGTAATTTGTTTGTTGCGCAAAGAACGCGGACGTCGACGGCGACGTCCTGCTTGGCGCCCAGGCGGGAGAAGGCCCCGTCCTGCAGAACGTGCAGAAGCTTGGCCTGCAGGGCGGGCTGCATTTCGCCGATCTCGTCCAGAAAGAGGGTGCCGGTGTGGGCCAGTTCAAAACGGCCTGGCTTGGAGCGTGTGGCGCCGGTGAAGGCTCCTGCTTCGTAGCCGAAGAGCTCGCTTTCGAGCAGGTCGTCCGGGATGGCGGCGCAGTTGACCTTGACGAACGGCTTGGCTGCGCGGCGGGATTGCTCAAAGATCATGCGGGCGACAACGTCTTTTCCGACGCCGCTTTCGCCGCGGATAAGTACGGTGGCACTGGTGGCGGCCACCTTGGAGATGGTGTCGCGAATCTCCGCCATGCGCGGGTGGTTGCCGAAGAGGACGGGAAGTCCACCTTCTTTGGCGGGTCCCTGGGGAAGAGCTTCCATCAGGGTGCGAAGGCACTGGCGAATCTCTTCCGGTTCGGCGGACAGGGTGAGGAGTTCCCTGGCTCCGGCTTTTGAGGCCGCGAAGGCAAGGTCAGCCCGTGATGCGGGCAACAGGACAACGACGGGGATTCCGGCGGACTCGTCGCAGATGCGGCGCAGGGTGGCCAGGTCTTCGCGCAGCTCGACGATCACGATGGCAGGAGAGATGGTCTTCCACTGCTCGGCGGCGACGGGTTCGAGCTCAAACCCGGAGGCAAGCAGGGCGGTCTGTAGAGTGGCCACGGCGGCCTGGGAGGTGAGAACCGCCGCCACACGAATTGGCGAAGCCGGGGTCATTGCGGGATGCTACTGGCATTCTATGCGGAATTGAATAGGATGGAACTCCGGCTGTTTCCGCCCGAGGAATAAGCGTCGATGCATCAGTAGCTTGCATCCAAAGCCCAGCGACGATACTATACGCGCGATTACCAAAATGACTTCTTCCACTCCGACCCTCGCCCTGCAATCGTTGCGTTCGCGCCTTGGCCGTGTCTGCGTCGCTCTGCAGGGTGCAAGCCCGGCCGAGCTTTTTGAAAAGGCCGAGGCCGCGGTTCCCGAGCATACGTTTCTTGAGTTCCGCCTGGATTCGCTGCCGAATCCGGCGGCCGCCCTGCCGCGCCTGAAGGCATTTCTTGAGTCAAACCCGATTGTGACGGCGATTACCACCTGCCGCCGCAAGCCGAATGGCGGAGGGTTTACCGGCAACCTGGCGGCGGAACTGGAGATCCTGACCAAGGCTGCGGCCGCTGGCAGCCAGTTGATCGACCTGGAGATTGAGTCGGCCGAGGTGATGAAGCCGGCCGACCTGGAAAAGCTGCGTGCCGCCGGTGCGGCGCTGATTGTCAGCTATCACGACTTTGAGAAGACCGGGGACCTGGACGCCGTTTATACGCGCATGCTGAAGTTCCAGCCGGACTTCTATAAGGTGGTGCCGACTGCGCAGTCTCTGTCGGACAACCTGAAGCTGTTTGCCTTCCTGGAGAAGTATGGGGAGGCGGGCAATGTGGCTGGCATGTCGATGGGTGAGTTCGGCGTGGTTTCGCGGGTGCTGGGGCCACGGTATGGCTCGGTCTTTACCTTTGCATCTGCCAGCACGGAAGACGCCACGGCTCCGGGACAGATTGCTGCTCGCACCATGGTGGAGACCTACCGGATTGACCAGATTGGGCCGGGAACGAAGGTGTATGGCGTGGCGGGGAACCCGGTGCGGTCCTCCATGTCGCCGATGATGCTGAACACGGCCTTCCGGCGCGAGACGGTGAATTCCGTGTACCTGGCTCTGCAGACCTCGAAGCTGAGCGACCTGCTGAAGGTGCTGCAGGCGGTGCCGATCAGCGGGCTTTCCGTGACCATGCCGCTGAAGCAGGAGATTCTGTCGCACCTGGAGCGGACCGATCCGCTTTCGGCCAAGATTGGCGCGGTGAACACGATTGTGCGCGGCCAGGATGGCAAGCTCTACGGCTTCAATACGGACGTGGGCGGCATTCTTGGGCCGATTGAGCGGCGTCGTCCGGTGAAGGGGGCGAAGGTGCTGGTGCTGGGCGCAGGCGGGGCGGCGCGGGCGGCGGTTTTCGGGCTGAAGGACAAGGGTGCGGATGTGACGCTCTACAACCGCACGCCGGAGACAGCGCAGAAGCTGGCCAAGCAGGCCGGAGCGAAGGTGATCAAGCGGGAGCAGATTGCGAAGACGCAGTTTGACCTGATCATCAACTCGACCCCTGCGGGGATGAAGGGCGGCAAGCTGACCCACGTCCTGGAGCCGGAAGAGATCAATGCCGGGCTGGTCTTTGACCTGGTCTACAACCCGATTGAGACCCCGCTGCTGCGGATGGCGCGGGCCAAGGGGATTCCGGTGATTACCGGGGTGGAAATGTTTGTTCACCAGGGAGCGCGGCAGTTCGAGATCTGGACGGGCAAGCCTGCTCCGGAGGACGAGATGCTGCGCGTGGTGGTGCATGCGCTGCGGCAACAGGCGGAGGGCGGCACACCGGCTGCGGTCGTCGAGACAAAGCGGGTTGCGACGGCGAAGGAAGAGACGCCTTCCCCGGAGAAGCCCGTGGTGAAGGCGGAGGCGCCGAAGAAGGTGGCTCCTGCACCTGTTCCAGCAAAGAAAGCAGTGCCGGTGGAAGTGAAGAAAGCCCCGGCCCTGGTGAAGAAGCCGGTGGTGAAGGCTCCTGCGAAGGTGGTGGCCAAGAAGTCTGCCCCTGCTAAGGCAGCGAAGAAGTCGGTCCCCGTAAAGCTGGCCAAGAAGGCTGTCGTGAAGAAAGCTGCTCCGGCTGCGGTGAAGAAGACAGTTACGAAGCCCGTGGCGAAGAAAGCTGTTCGTAAGAAGTAGCTTTGTACTTCAGCGGCTGAAGCCGTGCCGTGACGAAGACGGTTTTCCTTGTCTCTATCTTGAGCCGATGCTGTTTTGTTAAAAACCCAGGGCTGAAGCCCTTATCATGGGCGTTCGTTTTCAGTGGTGAAGGCCGCTGCGTAATCGGGTTTGAGAGTTGAAGCTCTCAAAAGAACTTTAGTGTGAGCCAGGGAAGAGCTTTCTCTTCCGCAGGAAGATGGATATGCGGGTAGGCCGGAGTTGGAAAGCGTTGGTTGCGGGATACCTGATGGCATTGACTGCAGGTGTGTGTGCCGGGCAGAAGCTGGCGGATAAGCCTGCGATGGGCTGGAATAGCTGGGACTCGTATGGGTTGACCATCACCGAGCAGCAGTTCCGGGACAACGTGGTGGTGCTGGACCAGAAGCTGAAGCCGCTGGGCTGGAACTACGCCGTGATTGATGAGGGCTGGTTTCTGCGCAATCCTCTGGACCGGCCGCACCCGGAAAAGCTGGAGTACGAGATTGACGCTTTTGGACGGTATATCCCCGTTCCGGCGCGCTTTCCTTCCGCATTGCGCGAGGACAGCAATACCGGTTTTGCGGAGCTTGGGCGCTGGGTGCATGCACGCGGACTGAAGTTCGGTATCCATATTGTGCGCGGCATTCCTAGGGAGAGCGTGAAGCGGAACCTGCCCATTGAGGGGTCAAAGTTCACAGCGGAGGATGCAGCCGATACGACGGATGCCTGCCCATGGGATCCGACGAACTGGGGGATCAAGGCCAATGCGGCCGGGCAGGCCTGGTATGACGCTCTGCTGCGGCAGTATGCGGGGTGGGGCGTCGACTTTCTGAAGGTGGATTGCATTGCGGAGAATCCGTACAAGGTCAGCGAGATCCGGCAGATCAAGCTGGCGATCGAGCGCAGCGGACGGCCGATGGTGCTGAGCCTGTCACCGGGGCCGACGAACCTGTCGCATGCGGCGGAGGTGGGTTCGCTGGCGCAGATGTGGCGTATCTCCAATGACATTTGGGATGTGTGGAAGGGCACGGCGAAGTTTCCGCGCACCGTGTATGACCAGTTTGACCTGCTGGCGGCATGGGCCGGGTATGCAAAGCCGGGCAACTGGCCGGATGTGGATATGCTGCCGGTGGGTGAGCTGAGTCCGAAACCGGATGTTGGACCAGGGGCGAGGAAGTCCCGGCTGACGCAGACAGAACAGCGGACGATGATGACGCTGTGGGCTGTGGCGCGGAGCCCGCTGATTCTGGGAGCGAACCTGACGCTGCTGGATGAGCCGACGATGCGGCTGATCGGGGATCGTGACCTGATCCGGATTGACCAGACTGCGCTTGCGAGCCGCGAGGTGTTGCATGAGGGCGATCTACGTGTGTGGCGGGCGGATTTGCCGGGCAAGGAGTACGCGATTGCCGTGTTCAACACGGGCGACGAGCCGCTGGCTGTGAAGAAGGAACTTTCCGTGCTGGGGCTTGCCGGGCGCTACTCCGCCCGCAGGGCTGGCGGGAAGGGCATTGCGTCGCAGGTGGTTGAGGAGACCGTGGCACCGCACGGCAGCGCGTTGTTCTTCGCTAAGTAGCGACGCAGGTCTGCAGATAGGCGTGGATGAGGGCGAGCAGCTCTTCGCGCAGGGGTGCGAGTTCGCGTTCCGGGGACTTGGCTTCGAGCAGGCGGCGGGAGATGCCGTTGAACGCGGAGAGAATGACGGTGGCGATCAACTGGGGCTCCTTGGTGAGTTTTTCGGGCGCGGTGGCGAAGAGCTCGGCGGCTTTTTGAATGCCGCGCAGGCCTGCCTGCTTGGCGATGGTCATGCCATCGATGTCGGAGCTGACAGCGTAGAGCGCGGCACTCTCTTTCACGTTGTGCATCTTGGCTTTCAGGTAAGCGGTGGTGAGAGATGAGCCCATCTCAAAGATGCTGTGTCCGCGCAGTGTACGGGAAGTTTCGTCGATGGAACCGCTGACGGTGGCCATGTGGCGCTTGAGCGCGGCCTGTAGAAGCGAGCTCTTGTTGGGAAAGTACTGGTAGAGCGTGCCGACGGAGACTCCGGCGCGGTGGGCGACCAGGGTGGTGGTCAGCTTCTCTTTGCCGACGGAGACCAGAACCTGAATGGCGGCCTCAAGAATGGCGTCGACTGTGACGGTGGAACGCGTCTGAAGGGGCGTCTTTCGCGGGGCTAACGTAGGTGCGGCGGCGCGGGGCAAATGCGAACTCCAAAGCTGAAGGTTCCTTCATCTAAACACATGTTGCAAAGGATGAAGGAGAGCGAGATGGCAAAGAGCTTTACGTTACCGGGTACGGAGATTCGATTGAACCGCATGGGCTATGGCGCCATGCAACTGGCAGGGCCGCATGTCTTTGGGCCTCCGAAGGACCGTGCGGGAGCGGTGGCGGTGCTGCGGGCGGCGGTGGAGGCGGGAGTGAATCACATCGACACCAGCGACTTCTACGGGCCGCATGTGGTGAACCAGATCCTGCGCGAGGCTCTGCATCCG
Above is a genomic segment from Terriglobus tenax containing:
- a CDS encoding TetR/AcrR family transcriptional regulator; this translates as MPRAAAPTLAPRKTPLQTRSTVTVDAILEAAIQVLVSVGKEKLTTTLVAHRAGVSVGTLYQYFPNKSSLLQAALKRHMATVSGSIDETSRTLRGHSIFEMGSSLTTAYLKAKMHNVKESAALYAVSSDIDGMTIAKQAGLRGIQKAAELFATAPEKLTKEPQLIATVILSAFNGISRRLLEAKSPERELAPLREELLALIHAYLQTCVAT